A genomic stretch from Desulfurococcaceae archaeon MEX13E-LK6-19 includes:
- a CDS encoding AbrB/MazE/SpoVT family DNA-binding domain-containing protein encodes MPLYETRKVLRVGERSYAISIPKEWAKRLNIKPGDLLELVLHDNGIIEVKPIDADSEHSTKYRILTFDDKLDLSLNSVKGIIEAAYCTGVNKIRLKNNRLSKTLVKDIISIYPGVITNLNNGFVMINIALSEELLDWKEVYHDILVLLREYYDLFETVIEADGTSKANDMEKLYYDINKNILLLMRLCGKSIYIKKKNGRINPYSIFETIKIIKLLVSVMLDFSKNITEPLNENQLYVVKRLDKVLFDSLSLIENENIEKIIKLHESINDVRKLIEDDNTKYRGYLYSLYILVEDLVSTMLKLGLSS; translated from the coding sequence TTGCCACTTTATGAAACAAGAAAAGTATTGCGTGTGGGAGAACGAAGCTACGCAATATCTATACCTAAGGAGTGGGCCAAGAGGCTTAACATTAAGCCAGGCGATCTACTTGAATTAGTATTACATGATAATGGTATTATTGAAGTAAAACCTATTGATGCCGATAGTGAGCATTCTACGAAATATCGTATACTAACATTTGATGATAAACTAGATCTTTCACTTAATAGTGTTAAAGGAATTATAGAGGCTGCCTATTGTACTGGCGTGAATAAAATTAGATTAAAGAACAACAGGTTGAGTAAAACACTCGTAAAGGATATTATATCAATCTATCCGGGTGTGATAACTAACCTCAACAATGGATTTGTAATGATAAATATAGCATTATCTGAAGAGCTTCTAGACTGGAAAGAGGTTTACCACGACATTCTTGTTCTATTAAGAGAATACTACGACTTATTTGAAACAGTTATAGAAGCGGATGGAACCAGTAAAGCAAATGATATGGAGAAACTATACTATGATATAAACAAGAATATCCTCTTGTTGATGAGGCTTTGCGGGAAAAGCATTTATATAAAGAAGAAAAACGGCAGGATTAATCCGTATAGTATATTTGAAACAATAAAAATAATTAAACTCCTTGTGTCGGTAATGCTTGACTTTTCAAAGAATATCACAGAGCCTCTTAATGAAAACCAGTTATATGTAGTTAAGAGATTAGACAAAGTATTATTTGACAGCCTATCGCTAATTGAAAACGAGAATATAGAGAAAATCATTAAACTCCATGAAAGCATTAATGATGTTAGAAAACTAATAGAAGACGATAACACTAAGTATAGGGGCTACTTGTACTCATTGTATATTCTTGTCGAAGACCTTGTTTCAACAATGCTTAAACTAGGTCTTAGTAGTTAA
- a CDS encoding right-handed parallel beta-helix repeat-containing protein: MKRLLSAIVVLLFILSIIPPSMITGLKYVAYAQTPVEIVITQDNITNSQYFKGGSGTPDDPWILEFGTLPLEGGKIWLTNFTGGYILIKDSEVYNGGDYLLNIWKNVSNIHLTIMNCKLHGITGKGPILYISATNSTIYVMNSVLYNASSKDWWEAVLTIEDSYNTMVLIDNSTLYWGGHIIRVSNVDNVTLNVFNSNLYGVRDDVGWGTDWRGLIRVDGSTSGLNIYVVNSTVSGKDAAGPASFIEVEASVDNVYVINTTVKSGGPGLVYGVYVKHGHISNLFINNVYVEYGAITTHFVAIYSGEDMNSLTLQRVEAHGLGKDLVHIGSDAAGIHINSITLSNIVFTDSRYLLGFSPQVNIDLISVSFVNCSGISKVMSIPNDNNKIGLFLVSYMNVYKAGDGFDIRGISSGYFSYINLTYFNPNDDYWIDGNGFYLVNVNNTVFENIFFWGAGWKEFILDRGHFENITIRNFVSMEYPGTNGRNPFIGIGAWGTATVKNLIIENGTIYDEDLITQYDTSDYIEGLVIANVSVHGSAPAGWEGGRCGRLIYLLNAKDVLIRNVLLENAEINGIYLNKTENVEIVYTNISHAKDYGLYIESYASNVIVHNSTFWYNAVSPQAYSDSSDVVAMYNLYTDHTARDLDGDGIADEPYAWAGAGNVVDLYPIYSGTYLYFINITDDNAADLAVSGSGTAEDPYIIVLHVTNVPESYRYAVYINVTQYHIVVKGAVGGSQSEAAVYVSRESSGLVRIEDLEITSSGKHGLILDGASDIVVENLTIGPVGGWAIGLWGASNVVFDQVYIDMQGSGWDGVYMDSCDHVKLLNVKIYNPQYKGIYLKNSHYVVLDNIKIDNTGDDAIQVYNVTHFTLKNSFLGNAKWHDLKVVSGSYITIINTTFNGIVTGGDGVVFGDGGEVYNVYIENVVIKRAEWKGLWLYNTVNATLVHVVIDGEGVWFRHPGLGVEGRSKDDKNTRDIVIKDCVIKGVVSNGEGWESGIFIKYAKNVVVENCEVAFNTRYGIQVYVSEDVIIRDSNIYNNSGTNIILFGSVNVVIENNTITGAKDGYGVGIYWSGAHQFYSRDVVIKDNYIAYNSRSGIKIQRGNIEGVTGGQKNILIAYNVIEHNGYGNTTLEHSYGLVIEENTENITVIWNDFIDNYHKPQALINSSSVVLKYNYWSDYTGTDENLDGYGDQPYITDGVGIADPYPRLFKLGEIYTATVTTTVTETTTETVTTTQTTTETVTTTETTTKTETETVTQTTTDWTMTGIIAIVLLIIGLLIGFFAGKRG; this comes from the coding sequence GTGAAGAGGCTTCTTTCGGCAATAGTTGTATTACTCTTTATCCTCAGCATAATACCACCATCCATGATAACAGGACTTAAATACGTAGCATACGCGCAAACACCAGTAGAGATCGTTATTACGCAAGATAATATTACAAACTCCCAGTATTTTAAAGGCGGTAGCGGTACACCCGATGATCCATGGATTCTAGAGTTCGGCACACTACCCCTAGAAGGCGGAAAGATATGGTTAACAAACTTCACTGGAGGATACATACTAATAAAGGATAGCGAAGTATACAATGGAGGCGATTACCTCCTCAATATATGGAAGAACGTAAGCAACATACATCTTACTATAATGAACTGTAAACTCCATGGAATAACAGGCAAAGGACCAATACTCTACATTAGTGCCACAAACTCAACTATATACGTAATGAATTCAGTATTATACAATGCTTCATCAAAAGATTGGTGGGAGGCAGTACTTACAATAGAGGACTCCTACAACACCATGGTCTTAATCGATAACTCAACACTATACTGGGGCGGACATATCATAAGAGTAAGTAATGTTGACAACGTGACACTAAATGTCTTCAATTCAAATCTCTATGGCGTCAGAGATGACGTAGGCTGGGGTACTGACTGGAGAGGACTGATACGTGTTGATGGATCAACATCTGGTCTAAACATTTATGTTGTAAACTCAACTGTAAGCGGTAAAGATGCGGCCGGGCCAGCTTCATTTATTGAAGTAGAGGCAAGCGTTGACAATGTCTACGTCATAAACACCACAGTAAAAAGCGGTGGACCAGGGCTCGTGTATGGTGTCTATGTTAAACATGGCCATATAAGCAACTTGTTTATAAACAATGTATATGTAGAGTATGGAGCCATTACAACACACTTTGTAGCAATATACTCAGGCGAGGACATGAACTCTCTTACATTGCAAAGAGTAGAAGCACATGGGCTTGGCAAAGACCTTGTCCACATAGGTTCTGATGCAGCTGGTATACACATCAACTCAATAACGCTATCCAATATAGTATTCACTGACAGCAGATACCTCCTAGGATTCAGCCCACAAGTAAACATAGATCTCATATCAGTATCATTTGTAAACTGTTCCGGAATATCAAAAGTCATGTCAATACCCAATGATAACAACAAGATCGGGCTATTCCTGGTATCATACATGAATGTATACAAAGCTGGCGATGGATTCGATATCAGGGGTATTAGTAGCGGATACTTCAGCTACATTAACCTAACATACTTCAACCCCAACGACGACTACTGGATCGACGGTAACGGATTCTATCTAGTAAACGTCAACAACACAGTATTCGAGAACATATTCTTCTGGGGCGCTGGCTGGAAAGAATTCATCCTGGACAGGGGACACTTCGAGAACATAACAATAAGGAACTTCGTATCAATGGAGTACCCTGGAACCAATGGCAGGAACCCATTCATAGGAATAGGTGCATGGGGTACTGCCACAGTAAAGAATCTCATCATAGAGAACGGTACTATCTACGATGAAGACTTGATAACCCAGTATGATACCAGCGACTATATTGAAGGACTCGTTATAGCTAATGTATCAGTACATGGTTCAGCACCAGCTGGATGGGAAGGCGGGCGCTGTGGTAGGCTAATATACCTACTCAACGCAAAAGACGTGCTAATAAGGAATGTACTTCTCGAAAACGCTGAGATCAATGGTATTTACTTAAACAAGACAGAAAACGTGGAGATAGTATATACAAACATTAGCCATGCAAAAGACTACGGTCTCTACATAGAATCTTATGCATCAAACGTTATTGTACACAACAGCACATTCTGGTACAACGCTGTTAGCCCACAAGCATACAGTGATAGCAGCGATGTAGTAGCTATGTACAACCTATACACAGACCACACTGCAAGAGATCTTGATGGAGACGGTATTGCCGACGAACCATATGCCTGGGCTGGCGCAGGCAATGTCGTTGACTTATACCCAATATACTCAGGAACATACTTGTACTTCATCAACATAACCGATGACAATGCTGCTGACCTAGCTGTTAGCGGTAGTGGTACAGCTGAAGACCCATACATCATTGTCTTACATGTGACCAACGTGCCCGAAAGCTATAGATACGCTGTCTACATAAACGTGACACAGTATCACATAGTAGTCAAGGGTGCTGTAGGCGGCTCACAAAGCGAAGCCGCTGTCTATGTAAGTAGAGAATCCTCAGGTCTAGTCAGAATAGAAGACCTAGAGATCACAAGTTCAGGTAAGCATGGACTAATTCTTGATGGAGCCAGCGATATAGTTGTCGAGAACCTCACTATAGGACCTGTTGGAGGATGGGCTATAGGTCTATGGGGAGCTAGCAACGTAGTATTTGATCAAGTATACATAGACATGCAGGGTAGTGGATGGGACGGTGTCTACATGGACTCTTGTGACCACGTGAAACTCCTCAACGTAAAGATCTATAACCCACAATACAAAGGCATCTACTTGAAGAACAGCCACTACGTAGTACTAGACAACATCAAGATCGATAATACTGGAGATGACGCAATCCAGGTATACAATGTAACCCACTTCACGCTAAAGAACTCATTCCTAGGCAACGCCAAGTGGCATGACCTGAAGGTAGTAAGCGGCTCCTACATAACAATCATCAACACAACATTCAACGGCATAGTAACCGGCGGTGATGGAGTAGTATTTGGTGACGGCGGCGAAGTATACAACGTCTATATAGAGAACGTTGTAATCAAGAGAGCCGAGTGGAAAGGACTATGGCTCTACAACACTGTCAATGCAACACTCGTGCACGTAGTAATCGATGGTGAAGGCGTCTGGTTCAGGCACCCAGGACTAGGAGTAGAGGGCAGAAGCAAGGACGATAAGAACACCCGTGACATAGTAATCAAAGACTGTGTAATCAAGGGAGTTGTAAGCAATGGTGAAGGATGGGAGAGCGGTATATTCATTAAATACGCTAAGAACGTAGTCGTAGAGAACTGTGAAGTAGCCTTCAACACAAGATACGGTATACAAGTATATGTAAGCGAGGACGTCATCATAAGGGACAGTAATATCTACAACAACAGCGGAACCAACATAATACTCTTCGGCTCAGTCAACGTTGTAATAGAGAACAACACCATAACAGGCGCCAAGGACGGCTATGGTGTTGGCATATACTGGAGTGGTGCACACCAGTTCTACAGCAGAGATGTAGTCATCAAGGATAACTACATTGCATACAACAGCAGATCTGGTATCAAGATACAGAGAGGAAACATCGAAGGAGTTACTGGAGGACAGAAGAACATCCTAATAGCATACAACGTAATAGAGCACAACGGCTATGGCAACACAACACTTGAACACAGCTACGGCTTAGTAATTGAAGAGAATACCGAAAACATCACGGTAATATGGAACGACTTCATAGACAACTACCACAAGCCACAAGCACTCATAAACTCAAGCAGTGTCGTACTAAAGTACAACTACTGGAGCGACTACACCGGCACTGACGAGAATCTAGACGGGTATGGAGACCAGCCATACATAACCGATGGTGTCGGAATTGCTGACCCATACCCAAGACTATTCAAGCTAGGCGAGATATACACTGCAACTGTAACAACAACGGTAACCGAGACAACAACAGAAACAGTAACCACAACACAGACAACAACAGAAACGGTGACTACCACTGAAACAACCACAAAGACCGAGACAGAAACAGTAACACAGACAACAACAGATTGGACAATGACAGGCATTATCGCTATAGTATTGCTAATTATAGGGCTACTCATCGGTTTCTTTGCTGGAAAGAGAGGCTAA